A region from the Mercenaria mercenaria strain notata chromosome 7, MADL_Memer_1, whole genome shotgun sequence genome encodes:
- the LOC123554855 gene encoding uncharacterized protein LOC123554855 produces MSAQPPKMNSSISVTSLNADAIPRCSTHRKRLKFFCSKHELLLCSVCAVKRHRSCEEVLTITEACEDKRSEGNKLLDMYNQKVAVIENAIVERKAAKKLLDTNAQEIQTEIHEITEKLIDLVRHEERTLLETVDTMQGRESETLEKDISGLEETCEEIRKAQDALSQSLKFSDVDLIHAVIKEKQKSDDEKEVETIVKKRFKEIDFKFVISPHITSFLKHFKNLGQVMMSEDSGNPVRVPRSNMSTPVNELPSPIPRNRRENINEVRQQHSPPDESHMSAREKWIRDRQRQMQMQTQNRGDSTSSNNSVFLSDQPSPVSQTRRNQPMRALPMTRPETPEVYSRPYNQTPRREFVPRPMSTPPVETPVYGQSPKSRDVNRFNSNTRYRSVRPEPVYVSERRSPVPIRSPQQGQPHEIVVANGRQDIHHVEPVHVFQRRATSDSQSSSTERSPSPWSNRAQSPPQQHSPPTQQPAYSIVSVKDSDTNFGRSFAAVQINDPRMPQNNEHASLHAYQSKATINIATPRNRDTSPPNNGVNAVFSVYPNSNRRTGVPKTNEYSPRLDESRGFSPSGSMMNSMATDEEKVSRWVHQTSFTSNGIGSKRLISGVGVLYDGRVVLVDQEHYTVQLYDRNFRFVSDLKLDSRPFDVAVISENKIVVSLQSDRVLKFILITGEGLTAVADLGVPCEMVCYGVCRGGGNYCVCCGDEVWILSDDGRVVNRLKTDKPGNPLFVQAEYVSIDSTGNVLFISDAGSNKILAIQVDGRRLWEFTYQGFKPSGLKCVDMYIYVCDRDQHRVLMLDMDGQVVKQSIIGRLENPRALCFHNAATHLIVTQMRYDAIVSPPRPIHVYTLQ; encoded by the coding sequence ATGTCCGCACAACCTCCTAAGATGAACAGTTCTATATCCGTGACGTCACTGAATGCAGACGCCATCCCAAGATGCAGCACACACCGAAAGAGGCTAAAGTTCTTCTGCAGCAAACACGAATTGTTACTTTGTTCTGTGTGCGCCGTCAAGCGGCATCGGAGCTGCGAAGAGGTCCTTACGATTACTGAAGCTTGCGAAGATAAAAGAAGTGAGGGTAACAAATTGTTAGATATGTACAATCAGAAAGTCGCTGTTATCGAGAATGCCATTGTTGAAAGAAAAGCGGCAAAGAAATTGCTTGACACAAATGCACAAGAAATTCAGACAGAAATTCATGAAATAACGGAAAAATTGATTGATCTTGTAAGACACGAAGAACGAACATTACTGGAAACCGTGGACACTATGCAAGGTAGAGAATCTGAAACACTGGAAAAGGATATCAGTGGTCTAGAGGAAACATGTGAAGAAATACGAAAAGCACAGGATGCACTTTCCCAAAGTCTAAAATTTTCAGATGTTGACCTTATACACGCTGTGATAAAAGAAAAGCAGAAGTCAGATGACGAAAAGGAGGTTGAAACTATTGTCAAGAAACGGTTTAAAGAAATAGATTTCAAATTTGTTATTTCACCACATATAACTTCATTTTTGAAGCACTTTAAAAATCTAGGACAGGTTATGATGTCGGAAGACAGCGGAAATCCAGTGCGTGTGCCCCGATCAAACATGTCAACCCCCGTAAATGAGCTTCCGTCACCGATTCCGCGTAACAGAAGAGAAAATATAAACGAGGTAAGACAACAACACTCACCGCCCGACGAATCTCACATGTCAGCAAGAGAAAAGTGGATTCGCGATAGGCAGAGACAAATGCAAATGCAAACACAAAACCGCGGTGATAGTACTTCAAGCAATAACAGTGTGTTTTTATCTGATCAACCATCTCCAGTTTCCCAAACACGAAGAAATCAGCCAATGCGAGCACTGCCTATGACCAGACCAGAAACTCCAGAAGTTTATAGTAGACCTTATAACCAAACACCGAGGCGTGAATTTGTTCCTCGTCCGATGTCGACACCACCAGTTGAAACGCCCGTGTATGGACAGAGTCCAAAATCAAGAGACGTCAATAGATTTAATTCCAATACCAGATATCGATCTGTTAGACCTGAACCTGTCTATGTATCCGAGAGACGATCGCCGGTTCCAATTCGGTCTCCCCAACAAGGACAACCACACGAGATTGTAGTTGCTAATGGTCGGCAGGATATTCACCATGTTGAGCCGGTCCACGTCTTCCAACGTCGTGCAACTTCGGACTCTCAATCTTCAAGTACCGAACGTTCACCATCTCCCTGGTCAAACAGGGCACAATCTCCGCCACAGCAACATTCACCACCCACACAGCAACCAGCGTATTCTATTGTTAGCGTCAAGGACAGTGACACAAATTTTGGGAGATCATTTGCAGCCGTACAAATCAATGATCCTCGAATGCCTCAAAACAATGAACATGCAAGTTTACATGCCTATCAGAGCAAAGCCACAATAAATATTGCCACGCCTAGAAACAGGGACACATCCCCACCAAACAACGGAGTAAACGCTGTATTTTCAGTCTACCCAAATTCTAACCGCCGAACAGGTGTACCGAAGACTAACGAATACTCTCCAAGACTAGATGAAAGTCGGGGATTTTCTCCAAGCGGTAGTATGATGAACAGCATGGCAACCGATGAGGAAAAAGTATCTCGGTGGGTTCATCAAACTTCTTTCACATCAAACGGTATAGGGTCGAAGCGCCTGATCTCTGGCGTAGGCGTGTTGTATGACGGTCGTGTGGTACTTGTAGACCAAGAACATTACACCGTTCAACTCTATGATagaaatttcagatttgtttcgGACTTAAAACTTGATTCCAGACCATTTGATGTAGCAGTTATAAGTGAAAATAAGATTGTTGTGAGTTTGCAGAGCGATAGAGTGTTGAAGTTCATCTTGATCACTGGGGAAGGTTTAACGGCTGTTGCTGACCTGGGTGTTCCGTGTGAGATGGTTTGTTACGGGGTTTGTCGTGGTGGAGGTAACTATTGTGTGTGTTGTGGTGATGAAGTTTGGATACTGTCTGATGACGGTCGTGTTGTAAATCGATTAAAGACGGATAAACCTGGAAACCCTTTGTTCGTACAAGCAGAGTATGTTTCAATAGATAGCACGGGGAATGTTCTGTTTATTTCCGATGCGGGAAGCAATAAAATTCTTGCCATACAAGTAGACGGTAGGAGACTCTGGGAGTTTACGTACCAGGGATTCAAACCGTCGGGTCTCAAGTGTGTAGATATGTACATATACGTTTGTGATCGAGACCAACATCGTGTATTAATGTTAGATATGGACGGACAGGTTGTCAAACAGTCAATTATAGGAAGGTTGGAGAACCCAAGAGCTCTATGCTTTCACAATGCAGCTACACATTTAATTGTTACACAAATGCGATATGATGCAATCGTCAGCCCGCCACGTCCTATTCATGTATATACGTTACAGTAA